AGGCGAGCTTCCACGAGGTCATCGGAGATGCAGCGTTGGATGTCTCCGCTGTCGTCCGTGCTCAGGATCCCCAGGCGCGTGAGAGCTTGCAGTGCCAAGCCAAGGGACTGTTTCTCTGATCGATTGGTCAGCCGCAGGATTTTCTCCAGCTTTGCCGTTTCCAAGGTTCCATCGAAGGGAACCTGGTCGAGCAGATCAGCGACCGTGAATTTCATCAGAACGGAATCAGGAACCGGCCTTCAGGACCGGGAGGGGGACAACGCAGGTGCGCAAGCAGCAGAGGAACCGCGCAACCTCCTTAATCCATCTGATCTTACGGGCCGATGCCTTGCCGGGGTGTTGTTCAGTCCTGTTCGGGAATGACGTTGCTCTCTGTTTTCAGCATCGGCCAGAGAAGTTTGAGCCCGATCACCAGGAACCCAACGGATGCCAGCAGTTGAAGCCAATCGGCTGGAATGATCGCCGATAGAGAGCCTCCCGCCACCGCTCCGATCAGGCTTGCGATCACGAGAGCGCTGGACGATCCAAGGAAGACTGCCAACGGCCGATCAGAGGTGCCGCTGATCGCCACGGTTGCCAACTGCGTCTTGTCGCCGAGCTCAGCCAGAAACACGGTGACGAAGGTTGAGAGCAGCAGCGTGAGGTTCATCGGTGGTTTGGATGGATTGAGCTGGG
The sequence above is a segment of the Synechococcus sp. PROS-7-1 genome. Coding sequences within it:
- a CDS encoding TMEM165/GDT1 family protein, with amino-acid sequence MNLTLLLSTFVTVFLAELGDKTQLATVAISGTSDRPLAVFLGSSSALVIASLIGAVAGGSLSAIIPADWLQLLASVGFLVIGLKLLWPMLKTESNVIPEQD